The Mangrovivirga cuniculi genomic sequence CTGGAATTGCTGGATTCTTTCCTTGCCTCCCTCAGAGATTCTAACGTGAACATTTACTGTGTCGCCTGATTTAAAATCCGGATGCTGTTTTGCGTCCGCGTTAACCAGTTCTTCTACTTTTTTTATAATTAATTCGCTCATGACTTAAAGCTCTATAATATCTGTACGTCCCGAAAATGGAGTGCAAATATATGAATAATATTTCTAAACCTATGGGTTTCAATAAAAAAATCTAAAAAACTTTTGATCTTTCATTGAAATCATTCTTTAAACAAGCCTGGCCGTCTTTCCTTCGTTCTTTTTATTGCCTGTTCAGATCTCCATTCTTCAATTTTTGCCTGGTGACCAGAAAGTAAAATATCAGGGACTTTATGACCATTATAATCTGCGGGCCTTGTATAAACCGGTGGCGCCAACAGGTCATCCTGGAAAGAGTCGCTCAAAGCAGAAGTTTCATCATTGAGAACACCGGGGATCAACCTGATCACAGCATCAGCCACCACAGCCGCTGCAAGTTCCCCACCAGATAAAACAAAATCGCCAATGCTAATTTCTTTTGTGATAAAAAGATCTCTGACCCGCTGATCGACTCCTTTATAATGTCCACATAATATAATAAGATTCTTTTTTAGCGAAAGCTTATTTGCTTCTTTTTGATTAAAGTTTTTGCCATCTGGGGTCATATAAATTACTTCATCATAATCTCTTTCACTTTTCAGCTTATCTATACACCTGGCAATTGGTTCAATCATCATCACCATTCCAGCACCTCCACCATAGGCATAGTCATCTACAGCCTTGTATTTAGTAGTTGCATAATCCCTCAGGTTATGCACCACTACTTCCGCAAGCCCTTTATCTTTAGCACGCTTTAGTATAGAATGATCAAAAGGGCCAGAGAGCAATTCAGGAACACATGTGATGATGTCAATTCGCATGAATAAATTTTTTTTGCAAAATTACCAATCCTGTTTGTATTTTAGTGGCTTATAACAATCTAATTATTTCAACATAACTTAAAGAGCCATTAATCATGGAAAATTCAAACAAGGGTAAAGGAAAATTTATTTCTAAGGCGAAGGCTAAAAAAGAAGTAAATAATTTTAAAAAAGGAAATAGTAATAAGCCATACGCATATTCTTTTGATAAAGAGAAAATTGAAAAGTTATTAAATCAAAATGGAGCAGAAGGAATACGAGTCTATCTTACTAAGGAAGATAAGGGAAACACCAGTGTTTTAATATGTGCATATGATGCGGACAATAATAATATTATTCCTAAAGGTGATGAAAACGCACCACAAATGGAAGAATCCACAAGCGATGATCAAATCTTAAATACTGGTAGTGCCTGTCCTCCTGATTGCGATACCGATCCTGACACGAGTCTATAGGCATGGATTTAGTTAAAGTTTTAAGAGACTTTATTCAGTATTATTTTTTATTTATTCCATTAATAATAGGAATAGTAAAATTTAAAAAATTAGACCGGGGGTTAAAAATTCTCCTGGTCTACCTTCTTTATTGTTTAATTTCAGAAATGATTATGATGTACCTTGCCAAGGTATATCATAATAACCTGTTTTATTACAACATTTACCCCTTCCTGGATTTTATTATTATATCCACATATACATCCCACATTATTGAATTAAATAAACTAAAAAAGTGGATAAGAAGAGTATTTTTTCCATTTTTTATTATAGTATTTGGCATATATCTAATCACTCAATTTGATCAATTGGATAAAGTCACATTACCGGAATTCAGGAGTATTGGTAGTTTTATAATTGTCATTTCTATATTGTTTTATTATTACAGTCTCCTGGTTAAAAGGTCATATGCTAATTTGTTTTCAAACCCTCACTTTATAGTTTCAATTGGGCTGATTATATATTATGCAGGTACATTTATGACGTGGTTGTTTCTAGAAACCTTATTTACTACAAATTTGGAGTTGTTTTCATTATTTTCTTCAACTATCCATATTTTTTTATTTCTATTTATTAAATATTTCACAATTTTGATTGCGATTTTAAAAGCGGGATTTAGTAAAAGTTTGGGTAATGTGGGAGCTTGAAGAAAACAATCTTATCCTTGTTATTACAGCAAGTACAGCAATGTTTTTATTGCTCGTAATTGCGTTAGTGGTTTTTGTTGTCTTTTATCAGAGAAAGATGTATAAGCAGCAATTATTACTACAGGAAAAAGAAAATAAATATCAAAAAGAGTTGATGTACTCTTTTGTGAACGGGCAGGAAGAAGAAAGAAAACGATTAGCAGCAGATCTTCACGATGATATTGGAGCTATGCTTTCTACTATCAAAATGAATTTAAATATTGCTTCCCTGCAGAGAGATAAAGAAGACCAGGGAGAGTTGCTTAAAGAAACAAGGAGTTTTCTGGATCAGACAATTCAAAGTGTGAGGAGGGTATCCAAGAATCTTTTACCGGTAGCCCTGGAGAAACACGGATTAGATACGGCAATAAGAGAATTATGTGAGCGACTTTCAGCAAGCGGTGAAATATATGTAAGTTATGATTTCAGAGTTTCC encodes the following:
- the trmD gene encoding tRNA (guanosine(37)-N1)-methyltransferase TrmD; its protein translation is MRIDIITCVPELLSGPFDHSILKRAKDKGLAEVVVHNLRDYATTKYKAVDDYAYGGGAGMVMMIEPIARCIDKLKSERDYDEVIYMTPDGKNFNQKEANKLSLKKNLIILCGHYKGVDQRVRDLFITKEISIGDFVLSGGELAAAVVADAVIRLIPGVLNDETSALSDSFQDDLLAPPVYTRPADYNGHKVPDILLSGHQAKIEEWRSEQAIKRTKERRPGLFKE
- a CDS encoding sensor histidine kinase, yielding MWELEENNLILVITASTAMFLLLVIALVVFVVFYQRKMYKQQLLLQEKENKYQKELMYSFVNGQEEERKRLAADLHDDIGAMLSTIKMNLNIASLQRDKEDQGELLKETRSFLDQTIQSVRRVSKNLLPVALEKHGLDTAIRELCERLSASGEIYVSYDFRVSENFPEKDNINIFRIIQELVNNALKHADAQNITIEIIDNEKEFILCVSDDGKGFDPAHVDNPLNIEKGIGLANIEGRIKLLNGDWDIQSEENIGTKVKINIPKAQ